A window of Deltaproteobacteria bacterium genomic DNA:
GTTGGGTAACGCGGATTCTCCGGTGAGACCAACGGCAAATTGTTGATTCAATCCGAGGGTGGAGACGATGACGGTCGTTCGGGCAAACTCGGTGCCGTTGCGTAAGGCCCGTACTGTGTAATGGCCATCCGGCAAGAGGCTCCAGTTGACCAACAGCCCAAACCCGTTGTTGGTGTCGCCGCACTGGCTAAGCGTGTCGCTTCGTCCGGTACCATACGCAGCCTGGAATGTTGCCGGGACGCTGCTACCACTGACTTCGATATCTATACGATCTGCCTGGCAGGCCCATCCCGAAACGATACCAATCCCGCTTTAAAACGACCCTGGCTGCGGGTTTTCTAACACAGCTTGTGCGAAGACTACCGTCGGGAGAGCAACACTGAATAATGTAAAGAAAAGCAGAGGAAAGACAAACCGCGAGACGATAATGAGCATAACCGTACCTCCTCAGTGCCGCGAGAAATAGTAGAAGAGACGCACCGTGGCAGAGTGTGCTCTTCTTTAGTTCTAGCGCGGTGTGCTCAACAGCGTCAAATACAAGGAAGGCCTGATAATAGCTAGGGAAGAAACTCCCGGTTCTACGCTCTCAACACCTGCCGGGCTAACTCTTCCAGCTCGGTAAGTTTTTTCGCGCCTTCTGCGGTCAACCAGATGGTGGCGTGATTCACCCCCGCACGTTCCAGCGCCTCAACTTCTGCGCGTGTACGGTACTGCCCTGCCTGCCCAAAGGCGAAAACTGAAATCGACCGTGGATCGCGTCCCGCTTGCTGAGCCAGGGCGTTGAGTTCTTTGCGCCCCCGCTCGATTTCTTCGAACGGGAGCAAGGTAGGAAGCCAACCGTCTCCCCAGGCGACGATCCGCTTGAACACATTCTTCGCGCCACCACCGAGTAACACGGGAGGATGAGGCTTTTGTAACGGTTTGGGAAAGGAGCGGACAGCAGGAAAGTTGTAATACTTCCCGTGATATTCGGCTTCAGCTTTGGTCCACAACTCTTTCATCGCAAGGATCGACTCTTTCGTTTGCGCCCACGGATGCGTAGGATCACCACCCATAATGTCGATTTCTTCCTTCAGCCATCCCGCACCAATACCGAACAAGACACGCCCACCGGAAAGTTGATCCAGCGTTGCTATTTCTTTCGCTAGTAACAGCGGGTTACGTTCTGGTAC
This region includes:
- a CDS encoding LLM class F420-dependent oxidoreductase, with translation MIPVGVFSLGTDLTVDYAELAKRAEELGFASFWLPEHPIIPVHCQTQYPGSADGSIPELFSHMVDPFITLAHISGATKQIKLGTGVCLVPERNPLLLAKEIATLDQLSGGRVLFGIGAGWLKEEIDIMGGDPTHPWAQTKESILAMKELWTKAEAEYHGKYYNFPAVRSFPKPLQKPHPPVLLGGGAKNVFKRIVAWGDGWLPTLLPFEEIERGRKELNALAQQAGRDPRSISVFAFGQAGQYRTRAEVEALERAGVNHATIWLTAEGAKKLTELEELARQVLRA